The Hypnocyclicus thermotrophus genome contains a region encoding:
- a CDS encoding carbohydrate ABC transporter permease, whose product MKGFFKNKENYGYLFILPFFITFLIFSLFPILYTFFLSFNYYDGLSDMEFAGLAHYKRLITDPFFWTSLYNTCKIWFWNIIPQIGVALFLAGLFTLNKVKGEGFFKAVFYFPNLVTAASIALLFNVLLDWQHGPINQILIALHFIKDPINFLNIPSYAQNTVSLIQWWMWFGQTTIILLAGMSAIPETYYEAARVDGATKMQIFFKITLPLLKPTMLYVSVTSLIGGMQLFDVPAVLTDGIGAPQNSLMTMIIFLYNQAFRYENFGYASAVAYGIFAIISVLSFIIFKYMKNDK is encoded by the coding sequence ATGAAAGGATTTTTTAAAAACAAAGAAAATTATGGTTATCTATTTATTCTACCATTTTTTATCACTTTTTTAATATTCTCACTTTTTCCTATACTATATACTTTTTTCTTAAGTTTTAACTATTATGATGGATTAAGTGATATGGAATTTGCAGGACTCGCACATTATAAAAGGTTAATTACAGATCCTTTTTTCTGGACTTCTCTCTACAATACTTGTAAAATTTGGTTCTGGAATATTATTCCTCAAATTGGTGTAGCCTTATTTCTTGCTGGATTATTTACATTAAATAAAGTAAAAGGTGAAGGTTTTTTTAAAGCAGTATTTTATTTTCCAAATTTAGTTACTGCTGCTTCAATAGCTTTATTATTTAATGTTTTATTAGATTGGCAACATGGACCTATAAATCAAATCTTAATAGCTTTACATTTTATAAAAGATCCTATTAATTTTTTAAATATTCCTAGTTATGCACAAAATACCGTATCACTTATACAATGGTGGATGTGGTTTGGTCAAACTACAATTATTTTACTTGCTGGTATGTCTGCTATTCCTGAAACATATTATGAAGCTGCCAGAGTTGATGGTGCTACAAAAATGCAAATATTTTTCAAAATAACATTACCATTACTTAAACCGACTATGCTTTATGTATCTGTTACATCATTAATTGGTGGTATGCAATTATTTGATGTTCCCGCTGTACTTACAGATGGTATAGGTGCTCCACAAAATTCATTGATGACTATGATTATTTTCTTATATAATCAAGCATTTAGATATGAAAACTTCGGTTATGCATCGGCTGTTGCTTATGGTATATTTGCAATAATTAGCGTTCTTTCGTTTATTATATTTAAATATATGAAAAACGATAAATAA
- a CDS encoding LacI family DNA-binding transcriptional regulator, with protein MNSKKIAKLAGVSRSTVSRVINNYSNVTEETRKKVQAIIDKYGYTPDAAGRSLAGKKNKVIGLFIVDHYLKKDRYVIHDSPYLSEFISYATDIADDQDYHILVSVVTQREKYEKIRTLINSKMISGAIFVGGGAKKDELEKIINLGHKIVLIDEPLEKKYENVLHLLSENFEGGYMATEELIKNGHKKIAHITGELEKFDALERLRGYKKALEDNNIKLKNKYIAYGDFTMESGYLAIEELYEQNKNDMPTAIFVANDFMAIKVIEFLENKGFRIPEDISIIGFDNSNFTHFLAGGLTTISRSIEQLVNQSITNLINFLEKDEKKFAIDKKVKVKLIKRNTVKSITD; from the coding sequence TGTATCTAGAAGTACTGTTTCAAGAGTTATAAATAATTATTCCAATGTTACAGAAGAAACAAGAAAAAAAGTACAAGCAATTATTGATAAATATGGATATACTCCTGATGCGGCTGGTAGGAGTCTTGCAGGAAAAAAAAACAAGGTTATTGGTTTATTCATAGTTGATCACTATTTAAAAAAAGATAGATATGTTATACATGATTCACCCTATCTATCAGAGTTTATTAGTTATGCTACCGATATAGCAGATGATCAAGACTATCATATTTTAGTCTCTGTTGTTACTCAAAGAGAAAAATATGAAAAAATAAGAACTTTAATTAATTCTAAAATGATTAGTGGAGCTATATTTGTAGGTGGTGGCGCTAAAAAAGATGAATTAGAAAAAATTATTAATCTTGGACATAAAATAGTTTTAATTGATGAACCTTTAGAAAAAAAATATGAAAATGTTCTTCATTTACTTTCTGAAAATTTTGAAGGTGGATATATGGCTACTGAAGAACTTATTAAAAATGGTCACAAAAAAATAGCTCATATTACAGGAGAACTTGAAAAATTTGATGCTTTAGAACGTTTAAGAGGGTATAAAAAAGCTTTAGAAGATAACAATATTAAATTAAAAAATAAATACATCGCATATGGTGATTTTACTATGGAATCTGGTTATTTAGCTATAGAAGAACTTTACGAACAAAACAAAAATGATATGCCTACCGCAATATTTGTTGCAAATGATTTTATGGCTATAAAAGTTATTGAATTTTTAGAAAATAAAGGGTTTAGAATTCCTGAAGACATCTCTATAATTGGATTTGACAATAGTAATTTTACACATTTTTTAGCAGGCGGACTTACTACAATTTCAAGGTCTATAGAACAATTAGTAAATCAGTCCATTACGAATTTAATAAATTTTTTAGAAAAAGATGAAAAAAAATTTGCAATTGATAAAAAAGTTAAAGTAAAATTAATTAAACGTAATACAGTAAAAAGTATTACAGATTAA
- a CDS encoding ABC transporter substrate-binding protein: MKKIFRVGIVGLLLLFTFVSAFAKQKVIKVWAFSDELKTYAKDFEAAHPDIKVEFTIIPNEEYPTKLRPVLRTGKGAPDIFLGEAAYVRKWVELGMWEDLSKKFKKDIIQYENQTPEYVAKLGSDNKGHIRAVSWQATPGGFFYRRALAKQYFGTDDPAKIEEMISTPEKFIAFGEKLRDASNGKVKLLAGYGEYENIAKGRRTQGWVNSNKELVIDPALIKYMDTAKALRDKNITAKTSQWTPAWFAGFSNGEIFGYVLPTWGLHYVIKPNAGDTAGDWAIVRGPAPYYWGGTWLGIYKKSKVKKEAWEFIKMLCIDEDYQYQYAKKVGDFMSNTKVDEKLAAEAGDPFLAGQNHYEFFLREAKFIKGGLETSYDLDLNSLFGNAVLNYVNGDMTKDEAIADFKKQVKNAFPRLIVK, from the coding sequence ATGAAAAAAATATTTAGAGTTGGAATTGTTGGTTTATTATTATTATTTACATTTGTTTCAGCATTCGCAAAACAAAAAGTTATTAAAGTTTGGGCTTTTAGTGATGAATTAAAAACTTATGCAAAAGACTTTGAAGCTGCTCATCCTGATATTAAAGTAGAATTTACTATTATACCAAATGAAGAATACCCTACAAAATTAAGACCTGTTTTAAGAACTGGTAAAGGTGCACCTGATATATTTCTTGGTGAAGCTGCTTACGTAAGAAAATGGGTAGAACTTGGAATGTGGGAAGATTTAAGTAAAAAATTTAAAAAAGATATTATTCAATATGAAAATCAAACTCCTGAATATGTTGCAAAACTTGGTTCAGATAATAAAGGTCATATAAGAGCAGTATCATGGCAAGCAACACCTGGTGGATTTTTCTATAGAAGAGCTTTAGCTAAACAATATTTTGGTACAGATGATCCTGCTAAAATAGAAGAAATGATTTCTACTCCAGAAAAATTTATTGCTTTTGGAGAAAAATTAAGAGATGCTTCTAATGGAAAAGTAAAATTACTTGCTGGATATGGAGAATATGAAAACATAGCCAAAGGAAGAAGAACTCAAGGTTGGGTAAATTCTAATAAAGAATTAGTTATTGATCCTGCATTAATAAAATACATGGATACTGCAAAAGCATTAAGAGATAAAAATATAACTGCTAAAACTTCTCAATGGACTCCTGCTTGGTTTGCTGGATTTAGTAATGGAGAAATATTTGGATATGTATTACCTACTTGGGGATTACACTATGTAATAAAACCTAATGCTGGAGATACTGCTGGAGATTGGGCTATTGTTAGAGGTCCTGCACCATATTATTGGGGAGGAACTTGGTTAGGAATTTATAAAAAATCTAAAGTTAAAAAAGAAGCTTGGGAATTTATAAAAATGCTTTGTATAGATGAAGATTATCAATATCAATATGCTAAAAAAGTTGGAGATTTTATGTCTAATACAAAAGTTGATGAAAAATTAGCTGCTGAAGCTGGTGATCCATTCTTAGCTGGACAAAATCATTATGAATTTTTCTTAAGAGAAGCTAAATTTATAAAAGGTGGATTAGAAACTTCTTATGACTTAGATTTAAATAGCTTATTTGGAAATGCTGTATTAAATTATGTAAATGGTGATATGACTAAAGATGAAGCAATAGCTGACTTTAAAAAACAAGTTAAAAATGCATTCCCTAGATTAATAGTAAAATAA
- a CDS encoding carbohydrate ABC transporter permease: protein MKKNKELRTKIYVYGVLVFLTVLSFIPFYIMIVNSTRSNVEITRGLSLLPGKALVKNYNILLDKIDIWRGFKNSLTIAVPFTILSAYFGSLTAYGFAVYNFKYKNFLFGFILATMMIPQQLGLIGYFELNNKLGLLDTYFPLIIPALTNTMTIFFLKQYVEQSLPKSLVEAARIDGAGEFMIFNKISLPIMMPAIATMSIFNFVGAWNNYISPLVLLFTREKYPLPVLISIVRGSAYRTNYGAMYLAIAISVVPILIAFSVLSKYIINGLTIGAVKE, encoded by the coding sequence ATGAAAAAAAATAAAGAATTACGAACAAAAATATATGTTTATGGAGTATTAGTATTTTTAACTGTTTTATCATTTATTCCTTTTTATATAATGATAGTAAACTCTACAAGATCAAATGTTGAAATTACTAGAGGTCTTAGCTTACTACCTGGTAAAGCCCTTGTAAAAAACTATAATATTTTATTGGATAAAATAGATATTTGGAGAGGTTTTAAAAATAGTTTAACTATTGCAGTACCATTTACTATACTTAGTGCTTACTTTGGGTCTCTTACTGCATATGGCTTTGCAGTTTATAACTTCAAATACAAAAACTTTTTATTTGGATTTATACTCGCTACTATGATGATACCACAGCAATTAGGACTTATTGGTTATTTTGAACTTAATAATAAATTAGGCTTATTAGATACATATTTCCCTTTAATAATTCCAGCTCTTACTAATACAATGACTATATTTTTCTTAAAACAATATGTAGAGCAATCATTACCTAAATCACTTGTAGAAGCTGCTAGAATTGATGGTGCTGGCGAATTTATGATATTTAACAAAATTTCATTGCCTATTATGATGCCTGCAATAGCTACAATGAGTATATTTAACTTTGTCGGAGCATGGAATAATTATATTTCACCATTAGTTTTATTATTTACTAGAGAGAAATATCCATTACCTGTTCTTATATCAATAGTTAGAGGTAGTGCTTATCGTACAAATTATGGAGCAATGTATTTAGCAATCGCTATATCAGTAGTACCTATATTAATTGCATTTTCAGTACTTTCAAAATATATAATAAACGGATTAACTATAGGAGCTGTAAAAGAATAA